A segment of the Leptospiraceae bacterium genome:
TTTTAAAATATCTTCCAAATTTGCATAAGGACCGGCTAATGTATTGTAAGTTACATTAGATCCTGCTTGTTTACTAACGAGTACCGGGTAAGCCCAGTCTTGTGTTTTTTTCTCAACGGTTACTCCATAGAATCCTTGGCTGAGTGAATCTCCTATGACTCCTGGTTTTTGAAAGAGTTGTTGTACTGTCACTTGAGCAGAAAGTGAGATAGAACAAAAACTCAATACCAATGTATATAGTTTTATTGAATTTAGTTTCATTATTTCCTCTTGTTTTAATTTTGATGGGGCATTACAATTTTTTGGGACACTAGGAAATTTTTACAATTTCTATTTTATTTTTATATAAAAATTTATATTTGTATTGTTGTTTCTAAAGTAGATTCAGGTTACACTTCAGTTTTCAATATGTTCTTTAGGAATAAATTTTTCCAAATCACCAAAGAAGTAAAATTAAAATTCCGAATTCATAGTTCCGATTGCAATGAATTATGTTTCTAACTCCTTATGTAATTTAATTTTCTATACCGGAGTAAACTTAGGGCTATAACCCATTTCTCATAAATAAGTTCCGCTATTTTTCACAAATATGGATATTCCCAAACGCCCAAAATATAGCTGTTCTAAAAACAAATGGGTATTTTCTATTGATAATTCGTATAGACCGATATAGTATCATCCAAAAATTCATTTATTTCAATGGTTATGAATCATATACCAAATGACAAAAGTATTTACCGACAAGGACTTTACGGGAGTAGCATTTGGTATACCGCACAAACTGATGTGCGGGAACGAAAAGCTGTTTAGACCGAACTTGATTTTTTGAGAAAGAAATGGGTAATTATTTTTGGCGTTCGGTATAAGTAATCTTTATGAAATGATTTTTCGGTAACTTTAGATTTTAACAAAATGCTCTTGATTTTACTAAGTAGTGAATAAATGTTTGTAAATAGGCAATAAAAATGGAAATTTCATTCAGGGAATTGGGAAAATATAAAATAATCAAATTTGTCGGCAATTTAGACATTTACTCATCGGCTGTAGTCAAAAAAGAAGCAATAGCCAAAATTGAAAACGAAGATATAATGGATTTTGTTTTTGATATGAGCCAAATTAATTATTTCGATTCTTCTGGAATTGCATTAATTGCAAATCTCCGAAAACGTATGTTGGACAGAGAAGGTACTTTTGCTCTGCTTTCTATTTCCTATGAAATTAAATCTGTATTACAATTGGCCTCTATGGATCGTTTTTTTACTGTCTACCAAAAAGAAGAAGACATCAAATTAGATTAAAATCGTATACTGTATTCTATATTATAAGATCTTCCAATTTGCATTGAGCCATTCTGATCTGGATTTATATAGGCTTTCCACTCTGTAGGTTTCATCGGATAATACATCGTATTTATTTTTTCAATATCTCCTGTAAAAAAATATGCATCTATAAGATTAATAATATATATACCAAGTAACGCAAAAGCCGTATTAGACACAGTGTGCCATTGCTGATAAAGTTCCGCGACGTTTGTATTAAATTCCTGACTTATATAAAGTCCAGCATCCGAAAGTGGGGGCTGATAAGGATAATTCACAACATTATTGAGTAATTTTAATTGATTCACTTTATTCGTTTGAGATATATAACTTTGATATTGAATCGCCAAATATCCGCCAGTTCCCAAAAATGAGAATAAGTAAATCCCACCTCGAATTTTTCGAAACGTAGACTCGTTATCCACACCACTCCTGTATTGTCCCCAACCTGGAACGACAATAGAACGCAAAAGATATTTTGTCTCTATTCCGCTTCCTCCTTCCTGACTAATCCGATTGGCTTCTTCAATTTCTTTTTCTGCGTCCTGTTTTGTTTTTCCTAAAACGTAAAAATTCTTTTTTACAAAAACTTTGTTCAATGGATTAATAATTTTTAAATCATAAGTTCCTTTTGATGCATTCGTAATATCCAAAGTAAATTTTAGTTCTGTACTACTTAAGCGTACGAAGTTTTTTATTGGAATTTTTTCTTTAGCTGAGTAAATTTCAACTGTCGTGTCTTCTACAAAATTATTACCTGTAATATAAAATTCCTGAAACCGATCTGTTTTTCCACCAAAATAAACTTCATCTATAGACCCTTCCGGATCTAACGCAAGTAAAACAGACAACGAAGTCCAGTCACTATAAATCACAATCGTATCCTTATCGT
Coding sequences within it:
- a CDS encoding STAS domain-containing protein, yielding MEISFRELGKYKIIKFVGNLDIYSSAVVKKEAIAKIENEDIMDFVFDMSQINYFDSSGIALIANLRKRMLDREGTFALLSISYEIKSVLQLASMDRFFTVYQKEEDIKLD